A genomic window from Hippocampus zosterae strain Florida chromosome 13, ASM2543408v3, whole genome shotgun sequence includes:
- the LOC127612777 gene encoding tubulin polymerization-promoting protein family member 3-like, producing the protein MSLMVLGGTLSLLLLLLSTHQHRCRHRSRAWEWQRGGKEVEEKEEEGGQEGRAAVSDFRDFLQLATGKHPAASSSSMAEGPVSTSEVETSFQKFAVHGDSKATGKEMNGKNFAKICKDCLIIDGKNVTTTDVDIVFTKVKSKSARVITFEQFIMALTELGPKRYKGKSKEEALQLLYGLIVGKEPANAGITRPAKAAAVDRLTDTSKYTGTHKERFGESGKGKGKVGREDIPDMSGYVAAYKGSGSYDDKVKES; encoded by the exons ATGTCACTGATGGTGCTGGGTGGTActctctccctcctcctcctcctcctatcCACGCATCAGCATCGATGTCGTCACCGCTCAAGAGCCTGGGAGTGGCAGAGAGGAGGAAAGGAAgtggaagaaaaagaggaagaaggagGACAAGAAGGTCGAGCAGCCGTAAGCGATTTCCGGGATTTCCTTCAACTCGCCACTGGCAAGCATCCTGCAGCCTCCAGTAGCAG catGGCTGAGGGCCCTGTGTCGACATCAGAGGTGGAGACGTCCTTCCAAAAGTTTGCCGTTCATGGTGACAGCAAGGCGACGGGGAAGGAGATGAACGGCAAGAATTTTGCCAAGATCTGCAAGGACTGTCTCATCATTGACGGCAAGAATGTCACCACCACAGACGTTGACATCGTCTTCACCAAAGTCAA GTCCAAGTCAGCTCGTGTAATCACATTTGAGCAGTTCATCATGGCTCTGACTGAGCTGGGCCCTAAGCGCTACAAAGGCAAGAGCAAAGAGGAAGCGCTCCAGCTCCTCTATGGTCTCATTGTTGGCAAGGAGCCTGCCAATGCTGGAATCACT AGACCAGCAAAGGCAGCGGCTGTGGACAGACTGACCGACACGTCCAAGTACACAGGAACACACAAGGAGCGATTCGGTGAGTCAGGCAAAGGGAAGGGAAAGGTTGGACGTGAAGACATCCCAGACATGAGCGGCTACGTCGCAGCTTACAAGGGGAGCGGCTCTTATGATGACAAAGTGAAGGAATCATAA
- the ftr84 gene encoding tripartite motif-containing protein 16, with the protein MAESSFPLPPEAICPLCVDPQTDPVTIPCGDTYCLECIKIYWDQFDHMGVYSCPQCRATFTPRPVLRRNLPDVYHEPRRQLPELTPFPYMHRESFCDFCVGRRNKAVKSCLMCLAYYCETHVKPHYESSTFKRHKLVDETGHLDRKICPQHEKGLELFCRSDQMCICVLCTVREHRSHNITSAEEERIDKQKVLVGTQSEVQHIIQERTKELQELKHNVDVLKSCAQRAQAESDKTFHEMLQAVERWKAEIHQMITANMQAAMSQADSYVERLEQEILELQRRDAELRQILETEDNIHFLQNFPTLCVAPEAMVPKVLINPQFSFSEMSKTALEMKEHIDDICKKELSQISKTVSETPVYILLPRNGDKRLKVPNRVDFQEPKSRSDFLRYSCKMSFDANTAYKELVLSDGNQRVTRKKTIQFYPDHPERFDGFSQVLCKEPLTGFRFYWEVEWSGEFSLGVAYKSISRKGKNSHSLLGYNSKSWSLLCSDSGYSAWHNKADRDLANAPRASRIGVYLDYSGNTVAFYSVSETMELIHRFKAQFSEPLYAGFGVGSSVTLCQLKQSPTPY; encoded by the exons ATGGCTGAGTCGAGTTTCCCTTTACCCCCAGAAGCCATCTGCCCTCTTTGTGTGGATCCACAGACAGACCCGGTCACCATCCCATGTGGGGACACTTACTGCTTGGAGTGTATCAAGATCTACTGGGATCAGTTTGACCATATGGGGGTTTACAGCTGCCCTCAATGCAGAGCAACCTTCACACCGAGGCCCGTGCTGCGACGCAATCTACCGGATGTCTATCACGAGCCCCGCCGCCAACTTCCAGAGCTCACGCCTTTCCCCTACATGCATCGGGAGTCCTTCTGTGATTTCTGCGTGGGTCGGCGCAACAAGGCGGTCAAATCCTGCCTCATGTGCCTGGCTTACTACTGTGAAACCCACGTCAAACCACATTACGAGTCATCCACCTTCAAGCGTCACAAGCTGGTGGACGAAACTGGCCACCTGGACAGGAAGATCTGCCCACAGCACGAGAAGGGCCTGGAGCTGTTCTGCCGCTCAGACCAGATGTGCATATGTGTATTGTGCACTGTTCGAGAGCACCGCAGCCACAATATCACCTCTGCGGAGGAGGAGCGCATCGACAAACAG AAAGTCCTGGTGGGGACGCAGTCTGAGGTCCAGCACATAATTCAGGAGAGGACGAAAGAGCTGCAGGAGCTCAAGCATAATGTTGATGTTCTCAAA AGCTGCGCCCAGCGGGCCCAAGCCGAGAGTGATAAGACGTTCCACGAGATGCTACAGGCGGTGGAGCGCTGGAAGGCTGAAATCCATCAGATGATAACAGCCAATATGCAAGCAGCCATGTCCCAAGCTGACAGCTACGTGGAGCGTCTGGAACAGGAGATACTCGAGCTGCAGAGAAGAGATGCGGAGCTGAGGCAGATTCTTGAAACAGAAGACAACATTCACTTTCTGCAG AATTTCCCAACCCTGTGCGTTGCTCCGGAAGCCATGGTGCCCAAAGTCCTCATCAACCCTCAGTTCTCCTTCAGTGAGATGAGTAAAACGGCCTTAGAAATGAAGGAACATATCGATGATATCTGTAAAAAGGAACTCAGTCAAATCTCCAAGACAG TGAGCGAAACGCCTGTGTACATCCTTTTGCCAAGAAATGGTGACAAACGCCTCAAAG TTCCGAACAGAGTCGACTTTCAGGAGCCAAAATCAAGATCCGACTTCTTAAGAT ACTCCTGTAAGATGTCCTTTGATGCAAATACGGCCTATAAGGAGCTGGTCCTGTCAGATGGGAACCAGAGGGTCACCAGGAAGAAAACAATCCAGTTTTATCCTGATCATCCGGAACGTTTCGACGGCTTCTCCCAAGTGCTGTGCAAGGAGCCACTTACTGGTTTCAGATTTTACTGGGAGGTTGAGTGGAGCGGTGAGTTTTCCCTCGGAGTGGCCTATAAAAGCATCAGTCGCAAGGGGAAAAACTCACACAGTCTGCTGGGCTACAACAGCAAGTCTTGGAGTCTGCTCTGCTCTGACTCTGGATATTCCGCTTGGCACAATAAAGCAGACCGTGACCTTGCGAATGCTCCCCGTGCATCACGAATTGGCGTGTACCTGGACTATTCTGGTAACACGGTGGCGTTTTACTCCGTCTCAGAAACGATGGAGCTCATCCATAGATTCAAAGCTCAGTTCAGTGAACCTTTGTATGCAGGCTTTGGTGTGGGGTCCTCAGTTACTCTTTGTCAACTCAAACAGAGTCCTACACCTTACTAA
- the LOC127612798 gene encoding LOW QUALITY PROTEIN: ecto-ADP-ribosyltransferase 5-like (The sequence of the model RefSeq protein was modified relative to this genomic sequence to represent the inferred CDS: substituted 2 bases at 2 genomic stop codons): MECTWQRNLSFVITVSLLITCLLVSVIIYLLPHCQCVSGKNSTQACDSGERGCNTKPIVLTDVVVFETMASHTNFSQAWSNAEEKARRPAHAYVEKRHAVAIYMYTKSMLKHSNNKVHTVYVSGQQTRKDETIHMVQSFFCEPIQVLKHSQPTCLKTIFRTQMHRQVDVSNKQVWFCSFTXASDXRSLERSCTGFKVNTCFGADITHHSALETNHQVLIPPYEVFKVFCVHIDVTEDCNLNCIYDVNRKLLHPICASSAEGL, translated from the exons ATGGA atGTACTTGGCAGAGGAACTTATCATTCGTCATTACTGTATCTCTTCTCATTACCTGCCTGCTGGTGTCAGTCATTATATATCTTCTGCCCCATTGCCAGTGTGTTTCTGGAAA GAATTCGACACAGGCCTGCGACTCCGGGGAACGCGGCTGCAATACAAAACCCATTGTATTGACTGATGTGGTCGTTTTCGAGACAATGGCATCCCATACAAACTTCAGTCAGGCTTGGAGCAATGCGGAAGAAAAAGCTCGGAGGCCAGCGCACGCATATGTTGAGAAACGACATGCTGTGGCCATATACATGTATACAAAGTCTATGCTGAAGCATTCCAACAATAAAGTACACACTGTGTATGTAAGTGGACAACAAACACGCAAAGATGAGACCATTCATATGGttcaaagctttttttgtgaACCCATTCAGGTTTTAAAACACAGTCAGCCAACATGTCTCAAAACCATCTTCCGAACACAAATGCATCGACAGGTTGACGTTTCAAACAAGCAAGTCTGGTTTTGTTCCTTTACTTGAGCTTCTGACTAAAGGAGTCTTGAAAGGAGCTGCACCGGTTTTAAAGTGAATACTTGTTTTGGTGCCGACATAACCCATCACTCAGCGTTGGAAACAAATCATCAGGTGCTTATTCCTCCATATGAAGTCTTCAAAgtgttttgtgttcacattGATGTCACAGAGGACTGCAACCTCAACTGCATATATGACGTAAATAGGAAGCTGTTACATCCGATATGTGCATCATCGGCGGAAGGATTGTGA